GGGGCTGTCATCGGCCTCCTCAACCTGAAAAGAGGGAACGCTGGCTTCTTTGACCTGGCTGTCATTgacttcctcttcctcctctttgcaGTCCCCTCTGCCCTCCTCATCCGGATGGAGGACgtgtcctgctctcctgtcGTGCCCTTGATGTACatgaattttgtttttcagttgtCATTGGTCTCCTACTACTGGGTGCTGTTCAGGCTGATGAGCAGCATCCCTGTGTGGTATATGCACAACCTCtgcaagctctgctgccacTGTGACCTTCCTCTGCGCCTGATGTGGGTGGTAGACACTATCCCATACTGGGCCATCTTGGCTCTCTTCACTCTCATTCCCACAGTGACATTCTTTTGCTCATCACAagagcaggagcactgcagggcagctctcATCTCCATGTACACCCTGatcctgctcctctttgctgCACCCGTGGTAATTTCTGGCACAATCAATTTCATTCATTCCAAGcgaggctcccagcagcagcagcagcccaagaGGCGCGACATCGTTATTGTCATcactgtgctcctcactctcaTCATCAGCCTCTGCaatttcctgcagcagctcggTTACATCGCTGTGTCCTCACAGGTTGTCTTCCTGCTCACCTGCATccacagcagcatcaaaccCTTCATCTACTTCTtggcagggatgggctggaggCCCTGCTCCAAAAAGTCCCTCCAGCTCTCCCTCCAGAGGGTCTTTgagaagggagaagaaaacaCTGCCCACAGCGATGATCCTGCCATGGACACAGTGCTCTGAGCCTGCTGATccctgacactgctctgctgaAGGACCCCAGGAGACCCCACAGAGGCTGAAAGTTTACTTTAATCTCCTGATTAATCAATATCCACGGGATCACCTTCCCTGTGGTGCTGTATTCCTGCaggagaagggagcaggagcattGCCTTGGGTGACTTTTGTGggatgctctgcagggagcacatTGCAGCATggctttcctcctccctcctggaTCCACATGGCTCCAAGCAGTGCAGCTGGGCTCAGTGCtgttccccagctccattccccaTGGAATCACCCTCATGGCCTTGGCCCCAGGGAATGAACTCCCTCTCCTTTGCCTCAGCAGATGAGTTCCATGGTGTTTTCAGGGAGCTCTTGCCTGCAAAGAATGGGACACCTtcatccctggggacacacccagcacagggtggcagtgatttcccaaatccctgcagggctggtgcctctggatggCAGGAGAGGGGTTGGGATCACAGGGAGCATCCTTCCCCttctgtccagcagagccagccctgcattcccagctgatgggaaggGACACCAGgtagggctgcagagctggggagggacagcaaCATTCCCTTATCCTTTCCCTGGGAATTTGTCACATTCTTCAATTCCAGAATTGAATCCTTCTGAGCAAAGTGCAGCGTTGACAGTGAACTCCACTGAACACCTGTGCCTGTATCCAGAAAGTACATGGAATATGGAAATTCCCATCAGCTGATGCTTGGACCATTTAATTGCACAGAAATTAGGGGGTTGTGCTGCTCTTCTGCAGAATGGGGCCATCCATCCTCTGGCTCCCCAGCATCAGTGTCCAGGGAAGCCCTTGAGCACCTCCATCCTGAGCCTGGCCAccctcaggaggagctgcacagccacTCTGCACAGCAGCTTCAGCCACAGTCCAGCCTGCCCTGATCTTTTCATTCTGGAACCACCCCTCAATCAGATTTGGATTcatggtttttgtttctttccactGTGGTAGTTCCCACCCTCAGAATTTGTAGAATGAACAACAACCAGGCTTCCCTGCAGAGTCTGACCCTGGTGAACAGTGTCCAAAATGGCTCATTTCCTTCTTTGATCCCATTCCAAAGCCTCTGGCTGgtctgggagcagggcagctaCCTGTCTCATACCAGAGCCCTTCCTAAGGCACGTGCCTGCAATGGCTGGGATGATGTTGGCACTGCCAAGAGCTCCTGATTCCTCCTGGGAGAgacctgggcagcagccacagctcttgcTCAGGGGGAAGTTGTCCCTCCTTTTCCCACTGCCCTAAATCCAGGGGAAACCAACGTGCCACTGCTTCTGGAAAGGGAAGTGAGAGTGAAAACCATGTGTGGAGTCAGGCTTTGGAGACACACTTGAGGTTAAACAGCTAAGGAGCATTTATTAACAGAGTTGTTAATAATTAACAGAAGAGACTTTGATATCTAAGAGGGTTTTTCTCTCCCTGACTC
The Agelaius phoeniceus isolate bAgePho1 chromosome 6, bAgePho1.hap1, whole genome shotgun sequence DNA segment above includes these coding regions:
- the LOC143694254 gene encoding uncharacterized protein LOC143694254 translates to PARSRFRTWILKEQEAPGSAADLHRALCLLLPHREQLSLVSYYWVLFRLMSSIPVWYMHNLCKLCCHCDLPLRLMWVVDTIPYWAILALFTLIPTVTFFCSSQEQEHCRAALISMYTLILLLFAAPVVISGTINFIHSKRGSQQQQQPKRRDIVIVITVLLTLIISLCNFLQQLGYIAVSSQVVFLLTCIHSSIKPFIYFLAGMGWRPCSKKSLQLSLQRVFEKGEENTAHSDDPAMDTVL